TATCGCTAATCGAAAATGCAAAAAATAAGTTTGGGCGCCGCGGTCTTTTCGAGTTTTGCAAAAGTCTTGCCAAATTAACCCTTTTTGGGGCAAGCCTTGCGGCGTTTTTGTTTCATAATTTGGAATATATTTCCGGACTGGCATTAGTGGATGCGCGGCTCGGCCTGCTTGCTTTAGCGCAACAATTTTTTGGCCTTCTTTCGGTCATTGTCGGATTATCTTTAGCCCTCGGCGTTCTTGATCTTTTCTGGCAACGCTCCGATTTTCAAAGAAAAAACCGTATGAGCCATCAAGAGGTCAAAGAAGAGCTAAAAGAGTCAGAAGGCGATGCTCTTTTTAAGCAGATTCGGCGTCAAAAGGGATACAATATAGCAACACAAAAAATGCTTCAGGATGTAGCAAAAGCTGACGTATTGATTGTGAACCCCACACATTATGCCGTTGCACTGCAATGGTCACTTGGCTCTAAGACAGCGCCAATCTGTTTGGCCAAAGGAGTAGATCATGTAGCCCATAGAATCCGGGACTGTGCGATGGAAAACGCTATCCCAATCCACAGAGACCCGGTCACAGCCCGCGCAATTCATGCAACTGTAGACATTGGATGTGAAATTGAGCCGGCACATTACCAAGCTGTTGCAACTGCTATTCGGTTTTCAGAGTACGTCCGAAATCAGGCAAAGATCAAAAGATATGAATGAAAAGATTTTTGAAATTTACGACTTAAAGCGCGAAAAAGCTGCGCAAAATTACAAAATAGAGTGTGCACAAGAAGCCAAGCTTAGGGCGCTTTTGCAGTCAATCAGCGCGCATAAACACCCCTCTGGCAGCACATCTGTCTCTGCCATGCGGCTCACTGGTTACGAGGATAGATGGCACGTTTGGTCGGATAACCGACGAATAATTTTAAATCAGAAGCTTGCGCTATGTCTTGCGCGCAAAGATGAAAAAAGACGATTACTTGCGAGCCGGCAGGCGGAAATGATCGCGCAGGGTGATCTTATAAATTCCTTAGACTTACAACGGCGCCAAAACCTTGCTTTACGCCGCCGCGCCGATCTTCAAGATCAGATGTTATTGCAGACTATAGCCAATTGATTAATGATCCTGTCGTGCGATGTCAGTGATCAGGATATCGGTCACCTTATCTCCGAGTATCTTTTTGGCGGCACCAAACAAGTTATTTCTGAGGACATCTAAATTCAGCGAGTCGGTGAACTGACCATTAAATCCACCTATGTTGGCGTGATCGAATAATATTTGCAAAAATGCATCTCTTAATTTTGGCTCTAACGAATAAACTGTTTCTTTATATCCATAATCTAGCTCTAAACTTACGGACAGGGCTACCAAACCATTAACCGAATTCTCTTGCACCAGCGGAATAATGAATTGGTTGTTTAGCTTTAAATAGTCTTGTTTTTTAAAACTCGCAGGCGTTTGATTTTTTATGTGAGTGTCAGGTTTTGAGGACGTTAGTTCAACTGGGCTTTTTTGGTTAGCATCAATGGAAATAATTTTAGCGACCAGACCGGCAGCAACCCCGGCAGTCACTCCAAGTAAAATCACGATTAGGGCGAGAATTTTGTGCATTTATATTGACCTAAAACGGGCTCAAATCATCTAAAATTTGAAAGCCGACACGCGGTTG
The nucleotide sequence above comes from Rhodobacteraceae bacterium Araon29. Encoded proteins:
- a CDS encoding flagellar basal body-associated protein FliL, with the translated sequence MHKILALIVILLGVTAGVAAGLVAKIISIDANQKSPVELTSSKPDTHIKNQTPASFKKQDYLKLNNQFIIPLVQENSVNGLVALSVSLELDYGYKETVYSLEPKLRDAFLQILFDHANIGGFNGQFTDSLNLDVLRNNLFGAAKKILGDKVTDILITDIARQDH
- the flhB gene encoding flagellar type III secretion system protein FlhB, producing the protein MCRRACNYIFRVISTLYLRAIYAENLGRSGSQSFTVFSRIWLLSNQSASEEKSHKASEHKLQKAREKGDVPRSTELNSALGLGGFLVALWLFGKISLEHAGGQLRHIFATADDLSSSLFQDAPRAELSSLVIKILIAIGPWFLLPIGIVILSLIVQKSVTFSPEKLKLKPNRLSLIENAKNKFGRRGLFEFCKSLAKLTLFGASLAAFLFHNLEYISGLALVDARLGLLALAQQFFGLLSVIVGLSLALGVLDLFWQRSDFQRKNRMSHQEVKEELKESEGDALFKQIRRQKGYNIATQKMLQDVAKADVLIVNPTHYAVALQWSLGSKTAPICLAKGVDHVAHRIRDCAMENAIPIHRDPVTARAIHATVDIGCEIEPAHYQAVATAIRFSEYVRNQAKIKRYE